A portion of the Stegostoma tigrinum isolate sSteTig4 chromosome 44, sSteTig4.hap1, whole genome shotgun sequence genome contains these proteins:
- the LOC132207009 gene encoding late histone H2A.2.2-like translates to MSGRGKGGGGKARAKAKSRSSRAGLQFPVGRVHRLLRKGNYAERVGAGAPVYLAAVLEYLTAEILELAGNAARDNKKTRIIPRHLQLAVRNDEELNKLLGGVTIAQGGVLPNIQAVLLPKKTAAAGVTKK, encoded by the coding sequence ATGTCTGGAAGAGGAAAGGGCGGTGGCGGTAAAGCTCGCGCGAAGGCGAAGTCCCGGTCGTCCCGGGCTGGGCTGCAGTTCCCGGTGGGCCGTGTTCacaggctcctgagaaagggtaactatgctgagcgtgtgggtgccggagcgccggtctatctggctgcggtgctcgagtacctgacggctgaaatcctcgagctggccggtaacgcggcccgggacaacaagaagacccgcatcatccccaggcacctccagttggccgtgcgcaacgacgaggagctcaacaagctgctgggaggggtgaccatcgctcagggcggggtgctgcctaatatccaggccgtgctgctgcccaagaaaaccgcCGCTGCGGGCGTCACTAAAAAGTGA
- the LOC132207030 gene encoding late histone H2B.L4-like produces the protein MVEEKKGQVAKKGAKKVVKRAPAKGGKKRRRCRKESYCIYIYKVMKQVHPDTGISSKAMSIMNSFVSDIFERIAGEASRLAHYNKRSTISSREIQTAVRLLLPGELAKHAVSEGTKAVTKYTSSK, from the coding sequence ATGGTGGAGGAGAAGAAAGGACAAGTTGCCAAGAAGGGCGCGAAGAAAGTGGTGAAGAGGGCGCCAGCGAAAGGCGGTAAGAAACGGAGAAGATGTAGGAAAGAAAGTTACTGCATCTACATCtacaaagtgatgaagcaggttcaccccgacaccggcatctcttccaaggcgatgagcatcatgaactcgttcgtcagcgatattttcgagcgtatcgcgggggaggcttcccgcctggcccattacaacaagcgcagcaccatcagctcccgggagatccagaccgcggtgcggctgctgctgcccggggagctggccaagcacgccgtgtcggagggtacaaaggcggtgaccaagtacaccagctccaagtga
- the LOC132206877 gene encoding histone H1-like: protein MSDSAAAETAPPASASTKPKSPKKKAAAAPRKKPAGPGLGERIVKIVGQNSDRKGTSLVAIKKALQRSGVNVEKQNAQIRMAAKRCLAKGSLVLVKGQGVSGSFKLAKNPVKAKVGKKARPAAAAKKAAVKKTTAKKVAAKKSPAKKATGKKACGKKAATPKKAAKKAAPKKKTPVKKVKKTKSPKAAKPAPKSRKPKAKPKAKVNKKAAKK from the coding sequence ATGAGCGACAGTGCAGCCGCCGAAACGGCTCCTCCAGCCTCCGCCAGCACCAAACCCAAGTCTCCCAAGAAGAAGGCGGCGGCGGCTCCCAGGAAGAAACCAGCCGGTCCCGGGTTGGGCGAGCGGATTGTGAAGATTGTCGGGCAGAACAGCGATCGGAAGGGGACGTCTCTGGTCGCTATAAAGAAGGCGCTGCAGAGAAGCGGGGTCAATGTGGAGAAGCAAAATGCACAGATCAGGATGGCTGCCAAGAGGTGCCTGGCGAAAGGCTCCCTGGTTCTGGTGAAGGGCCAGGGCGTCTCCGGCTCCTTCAAACTCGCAAAGAATCCAGTCAAGGCAAAAGTGGGAAAGAAGGCGAGACCAGCAGCAGCCGCCAAGAAAGCAGCCGTGAAGAAAACAACGGCCAAGAAGGTGGCAGCGAAGAAATCCCCAGCCAAGAAAGCAACAGGCAAGAAAGCGTGCGGCAAGAAGGCAGCAACGCCAAAGAAAGCGGCGAAGAAAGCAGCGCCGAAGAAAAAGACTCCCGTGAAGAAGGTGAAAAAGACCAAGAGCCCCAAGGCCGCAAAGCCGGCCCCGAAATCGAGGAAACCGAAGGCCAAGCCCAAAGCGAAAGTGaacaagaaagcagcaaagaaatga